In Egibacteraceae bacterium, the following proteins share a genomic window:
- a CDS encoding glutaredoxin family protein yields MTHRARVTVFTRATCGLCRQAEAVVAQVAAGRADVEHVDIDEDPSLTDRYTVRVPVVAVDGEELFEYVVDADALRDALTRAARD; encoded by the coding sequence GTGACCCACCGAGCCCGGGTGACCGTCTTCACCCGCGCGACCTGCGGGCTGTGTCGGCAGGCCGAGGCCGTCGTCGCCCAGGTCGCGGCGGGCCGCGCCGACGTCGAGCATGTCGACATCGACGAGGACCCGAGCCTCACCGACCGCTACACCGTGCGGGTGCCCGTCGTGGCCGTGGACGGCGAGGAGCTGTTCGAGTATGTCGTGGACGCCGACGCGCTGCGCGACGCCCTGACGCGAGCCGCCCGCGACTGA